The following are encoded in a window of Paenibacillus polymyxa genomic DNA:
- a CDS encoding DedA family protein: protein MDQISSIINYLFEIIRSLGYFGIMLGLMVEVIPSEIVLAYGGFLVSSGHINFFGAVVFGTIGGVLAQLFIYWIGRYGGRPVLDKYGKYILIKKSHVDHAEAWFNKYGTGVIFTARFIPVVRHAISIPAGLARMNVWRFIILTTLAIIPWSVLFIYLGMLLGDKWEQIDEVAAPYIKPILLVALALLIIYFVIKWILSKNKKGSV from the coding sequence TTGGACCAAATATCTAGTATCATTAATTATTTGTTTGAGATCATTCGTAGTCTTGGGTATTTTGGTATTATGCTAGGCTTGATGGTTGAGGTCATTCCAAGCGAAATTGTCCTCGCTTATGGTGGCTTTTTAGTATCCTCGGGTCATATTAATTTTTTTGGCGCAGTCGTTTTTGGAACGATTGGCGGGGTTCTGGCCCAGTTGTTCATTTACTGGATTGGACGCTATGGCGGCAGACCGGTATTAGATAAGTACGGGAAATACATACTTATCAAAAAAAGTCATGTCGACCATGCTGAAGCCTGGTTTAACAAATACGGCACAGGGGTCATTTTCACAGCTCGCTTTATTCCTGTTGTGCGTCATGCCATCTCAATCCCTGCCGGGTTGGCTCGAATGAACGTATGGCGCTTTATTATTTTGACAACGCTAGCGATTATACCTTGGTCTGTTTTGTTTATATATTTAGGTATGCTGCTAGGAGACAAGTGGGAGCAAATTGACGAAGTGGCAGCACCTTACATCAAACCGATTTTGCTGGTTGCCCTTGCGCTCTTGATCATTTATTTTGTTATCAAATGGATTTTGTCCAAAAACAAAAAAGGAAGTGTATAA
- a CDS encoding class I SAM-dependent methyltransferase, translated as MKESEMYLLDSLRELIYQLTTGGSLITATLSQLRKREDASFTKVQIKPVELKNKLHYQFAFHYSNKVIHENLTPDEANERMTALFEDTFRQGLLCAKDADYQVLISKKYKVSILTKSPSKSKADLSHNRKKQYVLEEGERIPFLIELGIMNEDGKVLARKYDKFRQINRFLEMVQDVLPSLPVGRPLTIVDFGCGKSYLTFALYHYLAVQQKRPLQIVGLDLKADVIETCNVLAQKLQYRQLEFLVGDIADYNELEQVDMVVTLHACDTATDAALEKAVRWGASVILSVPCCQHELFSQLENPVLEPLLSHGILKERFSALATDGIRAKLLDMMGYRTQLLEFIDMEHTPKNILIRAVKGQAGEQSVLWREYTAFRDFIHADPYLERACADLLPEGAGKKQTHS; from the coding sequence ATGAAAGAAAGTGAGATGTACCTTTTGGATTCACTGCGCGAACTTATATACCAATTGACCACGGGAGGATCCCTCATAACAGCGACGCTGAGTCAGCTTCGCAAACGGGAGGATGCTTCTTTTACTAAAGTGCAAATCAAACCTGTAGAATTGAAAAATAAGCTGCATTACCAGTTTGCTTTTCATTATAGCAACAAAGTCATTCATGAAAATCTGACCCCTGACGAAGCTAATGAGCGTATGACTGCCTTGTTTGAGGACACGTTCCGCCAAGGACTTCTATGCGCCAAAGATGCAGACTACCAAGTGCTGATCAGTAAAAAATATAAAGTATCCATTCTGACAAAGTCACCGAGCAAAAGTAAAGCCGACCTGTCTCATAATCGCAAAAAGCAATATGTACTCGAAGAAGGAGAGCGAATTCCTTTCCTGATTGAGCTGGGGATTATGAATGAGGATGGTAAGGTACTGGCCCGCAAGTATGATAAGTTTCGTCAAATTAACCGTTTTCTCGAAATGGTGCAGGATGTATTGCCTAGCCTTCCGGTAGGCCGCCCATTGACGATTGTGGATTTTGGTTGTGGCAAATCGTATTTGACCTTTGCTCTGTATCACTATTTGGCTGTACAGCAAAAGCGACCATTGCAGATCGTTGGTTTGGACTTGAAGGCAGATGTCATTGAAACCTGTAATGTTCTGGCTCAAAAGCTGCAATATCGACAGTTGGAGTTTTTGGTCGGTGATATCGCAGACTATAACGAACTGGAACAGGTGGATATGGTCGTTACCTTGCACGCTTGTGATACAGCAACAGATGCGGCGCTGGAAAAGGCCGTCCGCTGGGGAGCATCCGTTATTTTGTCGGTTCCGTGTTGCCAGCATGAGCTGTTCAGCCAACTAGAAAATCCAGTATTGGAGCCTTTGCTTTCCCACGGTATTTTAAAGGAGCGTTTTTCTGCACTGGCAACGGATGGAATCCGGGCCAAACTGCTGGATATGATGGGATATCGGACACAGCTATTGGAATTTATCGACATGGAGCATACACCTAAAAATATTCTGATTCGTGCCGTCAAAGGGCAGGCGGGAGAACAATCCGTTTTGTGGCGTGAATACACAGCATTTCGGGATTTTATTCATGCTGATCCTTATTTGGAACGCGCTTGTGCGGATTTGCTTCCCGAAGGAGCGGGGAAGAAGCAGACACATAGCTAG
- a CDS encoding DUF6483 family protein, translating to MLRKDYLLSMMEELTSAVASVLGLRRENKHVEALKQLDDLLNKQFRLRSDLLRRLPPEQIIELFRLGPGIEADKLQQVARILEEEAVIYLETSRTDEGIRILMKSLHLYLYSDTNGATRDLQVLPERIACIVKLVREYELPPETSKLLAVHYERENRLDEAADVWFGLAWEQPELLSEAEAFYSQLLDKTNAELELGGISRQEVTEGLTEITQLHERK from the coding sequence TTGCTTAGAAAAGATTATTTGCTCAGTATGATGGAAGAATTGACATCCGCAGTAGCATCGGTGCTCGGTCTAAGGCGTGAAAATAAACATGTCGAAGCGCTAAAACAGCTAGATGACCTGCTCAACAAGCAGTTTCGTCTTCGTTCAGATCTGCTCAGACGATTGCCGCCGGAACAAATTATTGAGCTTTTCCGATTGGGCCCTGGAATTGAAGCGGATAAGCTTCAGCAGGTGGCTCGCATTTTGGAAGAAGAAGCCGTGATTTACCTGGAAACCAGCAGAACAGACGAGGGCATACGAATCTTGATGAAATCTCTTCATTTATATTTGTACAGCGATACGAATGGCGCGACTCGTGATCTGCAGGTCTTGCCTGAACGAATAGCGTGTATCGTGAAACTGGTGCGTGAATATGAGCTTCCCCCTGAAACCAGCAAACTGTTGGCTGTTCATTACGAGCGAGAAAACAGGCTGGACGAAGCCGCCGATGTCTGGTTTGGATTGGCATGGGAGCAGCCAGAGCTTCTATCCGAAGCGGAGGCGTTTTACAGTCAATTACTGGATAAGACCAATGCAGAGCTGGAGCTGGGTGGAATTTCACGCCAGGAAGTCACCGAGGGTTTGACCGAGATCACCCAATTACATGAAAGAAAGTGA